A genomic region of Leptospira barantonii contains the following coding sequences:
- the hisH gene encoding imidazole glycerol phosphate synthase subunit HisH — MIAILDYGMGNIHSCIKAVSLYTKDFVFTNDKTKIENSKALILPGDGHFDKAMENLNSTGLRETIDKFVKSGKPLFGICIGFQILFESSEEIAQGTKKEQIEGLGYIKGKIKKFHGKDFKVPHIGWNRLQIRKKDKSILLKGIPDQSFFYFIHSFRPTDAEGNAITGLCDYYQERFPAVVEKNNIFGTQFHPEKSHTHGLKLLENFIHSV, encoded by the coding sequence GTGATAGCCATTCTCGATTACGGAATGGGAAACATTCATTCCTGTATCAAGGCGGTATCACTTTATACGAAGGATTTCGTTTTTACGAACGATAAAACGAAAATCGAAAATTCAAAAGCTCTAATATTGCCGGGCGACGGTCATTTCGATAAGGCGATGGAGAATTTGAATTCCACCGGTCTTCGGGAAACGATCGATAAATTCGTAAAGTCCGGAAAACCTCTTTTCGGAATTTGTATCGGCTTTCAAATTCTTTTCGAATCGTCCGAAGAGATCGCTCAAGGCACGAAAAAAGAACAGATCGAAGGTCTAGGCTATATCAAAGGAAAAATCAAAAAATTCCACGGAAAGGATTTTAAGGTTCCTCATATCGGATGGAATCGCCTTCAAATCCGCAAAAAGGATAAAAGCATTTTGTTAAAAGGAATTCCGGATCAATCCTTCTTTTACTTTATCCATTCTTTCAGACCGACCGATGCGGAAGGAAACGCGATCACCGGACTTTGCGATTACTATCAGGAAAGATTTCCCGCAGTCGTGGAAAAAAATAATATTTTCGGGACTCAGTTCCATCCCGAAAAATCGCATACACATGGACTAAAACTTTTGGAGAATTTCATTCATTCCGTATGA
- the hisA gene encoding 1-(5-phosphoribosyl)-5-[(5-phosphoribosylamino)methylideneamino]imidazole-4-carboxamide isomerase has protein sequence MIIIPAIDLLDNCAVRLFKGNYEEKKIYSSEPWKLAEGFAKNGANLLHLVDLNGARNQLGVNEHSILKIRETTSLKVQLGGGIRDKEKLAYYDKIGIDRFILGTAAVTDPDLLKFALDQYGKERVVVAVDARDGIVKIAGWEKDSGVHYRDLMERLAKAGISHVVFTDIAQDGTLAGPNLNAYEEILNFYPFQVIASGGISSLKDLMDLSSLKTKIPLYGVITGKALYEGKLDLAEAISSI, from the coding sequence ATGATCATCATTCCAGCTATAGATTTATTGGATAATTGTGCAGTTCGTTTGTTTAAGGGAAACTACGAAGAAAAGAAAATCTATTCTTCCGAACCCTGGAAACTTGCGGAAGGTTTTGCGAAGAATGGAGCGAACCTGCTTCATCTTGTCGATCTGAACGGAGCGAGAAATCAGCTCGGAGTCAACGAACATTCCATTCTTAAGATCAGAGAAACGACTTCCCTCAAAGTGCAGTTAGGCGGAGGAATTCGCGACAAGGAAAAGTTGGCTTATTATGATAAGATCGGAATCGATCGATTCATTCTCGGGACGGCCGCGGTAACCGATCCGGATCTTCTGAAATTCGCGTTGGATCAATACGGAAAAGAAAGAGTGGTCGTTGCCGTAGACGCGAGAGACGGGATCGTAAAGATCGCGGGATGGGAAAAGGATTCCGGCGTTCATTATCGGGATCTGATGGAACGTCTTGCAAAGGCGGGAATCTCTCACGTAGTTTTTACGGACATCGCTCAGGACGGTACACTCGCAGGTCCGAACCTGAACGCTTACGAAGAAATTCTAAATTTTTATCCGTTTCAAGTCATCGCTTCCGGCGGGATCTCCTCCTTAAAGGATCTGATGGATCTTTCCTCTCTCAAAACCAAAATCCCGCTCTACGGTGTGATTACGGGCAAGGCGTTGTACGAAGGGAAACTGGATCTAGCGGAAGCGATCTCTTCCATCTGA
- a CDS encoding thioredoxin domain-containing protein, whose product MNQLSKNKISIVLSALGLILSFLLIQKYYGDPSSIGESLCNALSESGSCDKVSESAYSAIRNVPGLGDLPIALFGFVFYGFIGFLFVQSEIKKETAEKNLRLAFYVLVLGLAADLGLFFISVGVIKALCGLCAATYVVTIALIAVNFIDFKSLSDKSIKAVQSSLNGQVLNLLIVVLSFFVLGLYGGRISTGGARLVSGAANGEKSIPEQLKEFATTPTVQIDLKDVPVVGDPNAPITIVKYADFNCGHCMHTSKILKSFLSEYDGIIKVAYKNFPLDGNCNRLVGRKSPEASSCVAASAALCANQQNKFYPVYTGLYDDNEAGVMHTAVTVSRLAEKNGLKMDQFRSCMSSPKIRDQISREVDEADKLKINSTPTLFINNKPLPKSGTPDVDFLRQLINQLISQS is encoded by the coding sequence ATGAACCAATTGTCTAAAAATAAAATATCGATCGTTCTTTCCGCTTTGGGGCTGATTCTTTCTTTCTTACTCATTCAAAAATATTACGGCGATCCGAGTTCGATCGGTGAATCTCTTTGCAACGCTCTGAGCGAATCCGGTTCCTGTGATAAGGTTTCGGAGAGCGCGTATTCCGCGATTCGAAACGTTCCCGGTTTGGGCGATCTTCCGATCGCATTGTTCGGTTTCGTTTTTTACGGTTTTATCGGTTTTCTTTTTGTTCAATCCGAAATCAAAAAGGAAACTGCGGAGAAGAATCTTAGATTAGCTTTTTATGTTTTAGTTCTCGGCTTGGCCGCGGACCTCGGATTGTTCTTCATTTCCGTGGGAGTCATCAAGGCGTTATGCGGTCTTTGCGCGGCGACTTACGTTGTAACGATCGCGTTGATCGCGGTAAATTTTATCGATTTTAAATCCCTTTCCGATAAATCGATCAAGGCGGTTCAAAGTTCTCTAAACGGACAAGTATTGAATCTTCTGATCGTGGTTCTTTCCTTTTTCGTATTAGGACTTTATGGTGGAAGAATTTCAACGGGCGGCGCAAGACTTGTTTCCGGCGCGGCGAACGGAGAAAAATCCATTCCTGAACAATTGAAGGAATTTGCGACGACTCCAACGGTTCAAATCGATCTAAAAGACGTTCCCGTTGTAGGCGATCCGAACGCTCCGATCACGATCGTAAAATACGCGGACTTCAACTGTGGTCATTGTATGCATACGAGTAAGATTTTGAAATCTTTCTTAAGCGAATACGACGGGATCATCAAGGTCGCTTATAAGAATTTTCCTTTGGATGGAAATTGCAATCGCCTCGTGGGAAGAAAATCTCCCGAAGCGAGTTCTTGTGTAGCGGCGAGCGCCGCGCTTTGTGCGAATCAACAGAATAAATTCTATCCGGTTTATACCGGACTTTACGACGACAACGAAGCGGGTGTTATGCACACTGCGGTGACAGTAAGTCGTCTTGCGGAGAAGAACGGTCTGAAGATGGATCAATTCCGTTCTTGTATGAGTTCACCGAAGATCCGCGATCAGATTAGTCGTGAAGTGGACGAAGCGGATAAGCTCAAGATCAATTCCACTCCGACTTTGTTCATCAATAACAAACCTCTTCCAAAGAGCGGAACGCCGGATGTGGATTTTCTCCGTCAACTGATCAATCAGCTGATTAGCCAAAGCTGA
- a CDS encoding zinc ribbon domain-containing protein: METEKRFCRNCGTHILAESVQCVFCGSFQSRGSIPFFRFLSESKFLRTKILYPSLPVFGLLFSVAYIFLWLGKFPVSVPILFFLWTLIFSISGWIGELILDLKFHGDVKDFKEGFIEWQKHLYNRSPYLSYLGMILFVATPLIQWQNSLWFSLSSASIWTLLISFISLVIVPLV; the protein is encoded by the coding sequence ATGGAGACAGAGAAACGATTCTGCAGGAACTGCGGCACGCATATCTTAGCGGAGTCCGTTCAGTGCGTATTCTGCGGATCGTTTCAATCTCGGGGTTCGATTCCCTTTTTTCGTTTCTTATCCGAAAGCAAATTTCTCAGAACCAAGATTCTTTATCCGTCTCTTCCCGTTTTCGGTTTATTGTTTTCCGTCGCGTATATCTTTCTTTGGCTCGGTAAATTTCCGGTATCGGTTCCGATCTTATTCTTCTTATGGACCTTGATCTTTTCGATTTCGGGTTGGATCGGAGAATTGATCCTGGATCTGAAATTTCACGGGGATGTGAAGGACTTTAAAGAAGGTTTTATCGAATGGCAGAAACATCTTTATAACCGTTCTCCGTATCTTTCTTATTTGGGGATGATTTTGTTCGTTGCAACTCCGTTGATTCAATGGCAGAATTCTCTTTGGTTCTCCCTTTCCTCTGCGAGCATTTGGACCTTGTTGATTTCCTTTATTTCTTTAGTCATCGTTCCCTTAGTTTAG
- a CDS encoding PP2C family protein-serine/threonine phosphatase, translating to MNFSNLKRTFRLPVTLNWILGGAFVSILFSILKFFGTEGLEKVSYLELSLLVVLNISTAIPLNYQLARGKWNLQKWMKFSFYFWYVPMLLCNAWLTVQVPDFLVVMITTLYAGYLASFGVMERRYFIFGALIYAFALFVFYFTGIAGTSPIRLSDKTLVIFFIVFVFSVLLYFYWMSVTSGFLKTQTATVQKLLRESRKDKRKLSEERKTIEELMAQLNKSFHIIKKDLSTAKRIQKSMLPSGYEEYSELEIRAEYIPKDEVGGDFFDITRTGFGTYRLFLADATGHGVQGALITMAIKVAYEFVKQSEKRPGEILEILNTDFISKFKSLNLFYTCILVDLDLNKGVLRYSSAGHPEQVLLHDSEFHTLQKTERMIGLSPASIYKDKILKLLRGDRIFLFSDGLFEELNSRKEFYGEDRLHDLLKQNVLKNAREIVDLILDDLRVFTDGNNFQDDLTVISIQIPS from the coding sequence ATGAATTTCTCAAATCTAAAAAGAACCTTTCGGCTTCCGGTTACGCTCAACTGGATTCTCGGCGGCGCGTTCGTATCGATTCTGTTTTCGATCCTAAAATTTTTCGGCACGGAAGGTCTGGAGAAAGTCTCCTATCTCGAACTTTCACTCCTTGTCGTTCTCAATATCTCTACTGCGATTCCTCTCAACTATCAGTTGGCGAGGGGAAAATGGAATCTTCAAAAATGGATGAAGTTTTCCTTTTATTTCTGGTATGTTCCGATGTTACTTTGCAACGCTTGGTTAACCGTTCAGGTTCCCGATTTTTTAGTCGTTATGATTACGACTCTTTACGCGGGTTATCTCGCTTCCTTCGGAGTTATGGAAAGAAGATATTTCATCTTCGGAGCCTTGATCTATGCGTTCGCGTTATTCGTCTTTTACTTTACCGGAATCGCGGGAACTTCACCGATTCGCCTTTCCGATAAAACCCTAGTCATATTTTTTATAGTTTTTGTATTCTCCGTTCTTCTTTATTTTTATTGGATGAGCGTAACTTCGGGATTTTTAAAAACGCAAACGGCGACCGTTCAAAAACTTTTGAGAGAATCTAGAAAGGACAAACGAAAACTTTCGGAGGAAAGAAAGACGATCGAAGAGCTGATGGCTCAATTGAACAAATCCTTTCATATCATTAAAAAGGATTTATCCACCGCCAAAAGAATTCAGAAGAGTATGCTCCCATCGGGTTACGAAGAATATTCCGAGTTGGAAATTCGAGCCGAATACATTCCCAAGGACGAAGTCGGCGGCGATTTTTTCGATATAACTCGAACCGGTTTCGGAACGTATCGATTGTTTTTGGCGGACGCGACGGGGCACGGGGTTCAAGGAGCTTTGATTACGATGGCGATCAAGGTCGCCTACGAATTCGTAAAACAAAGCGAAAAACGTCCCGGAGAAATATTAGAAATTTTGAATACAGATTTCATTTCCAAATTCAAATCCTTGAATCTTTTTTATACTTGTATACTCGTCGATCTGGATCTGAACAAAGGGGTTTTGCGGTATTCTTCCGCGGGTCATCCGGAACAGGTTCTGCTTCACGATTCCGAGTTTCATACTCTTCAAAAAACGGAGAGAATGATCGGGCTTTCTCCCGCGTCCATTTACAAGGATAAGATCTTAAAACTTTTACGGGGCGATCGTATCTTTTTGTTTTCGGACGGTTTATTCGAGGAACTCAATAGCAGGAAAGAATTTTACGGCGAGGACCGGCTTCACGATCTATTGAAGCAAAACGTCTTAAAGAACGCCCGCGAAATCGTGGATTTAATTTTGGACGATCTGCGCGTTTTTACGGATGGAAATAACTTTCAGGACGATTTGACCGTAATCTCGATTCAGATCCCTTCTTAA